In Camelus bactrianus isolate YW-2024 breed Bactrian camel chromosome 5, ASM4877302v1, whole genome shotgun sequence, the DNA window TTCTTAAAAGTGTTGACCAAACTCTTTTGCTTTATATTAAagctaagaaagaagaaaagaaaaggcataaatcatcatcatcatcatcatcatcgtccaGTGACTCAGATAGCTCAAGCGATTCTCAGTCCTCTTCTGATTCTTCTGATTCTGAAAGTGCTTCTGAAGAGAaatccaagaaaagaaaaaagaaacataggaAAAATTCCCGTaaacacaagaaagaaaagaagaagcgaaagaaaagcaagaaaaggtCTTGATTACACTTTTACTGGGCTCACTTTATATTCTAATTCCCCTCTCTTTTGTATATAAACTTACTGAGACTTTTGGTCAGTTATATGGGAACATTAAAATAGTGAGAAATATTTCACAGCATGATGTATAGGACCATTTTGATATTCTATAGTCTATAGATTAAATTTGGgtacttttaatttttgacaaaacCATTCAGTTCATTTTGTCTGAACTCAGTGATATGATGCTTTTGGTTATATAGGTTTGTATTTTATGGAAGGAATATAAGATTGATAAGGATTATAGAAAATGAGtgattgttttccttattttctgtaaCAGTCTCAGTTGCTTTTTTGTCCTTTGTAACATAAGAGTAGAAGACATAATATcagtatatttactttttttctgttttgtctgcAATAATCTGTGTTTGTACTAAAACTTGTCTTTATATGCCTGTTGCCTCTAAAGCAGCTAATtcttttgcttatattttaaagtattttaaatttatcagtGCATTGCCCATAGAGTATCTTATTTTGGTTCCATTTTATTGGATATTAATTTTTGAGAACGTCTAACAAAAacatttggttttggttttcgcTTGGTTAGTTTGTCAGAGGAATGAATATTTTCCCCATGTAATTGCATCTTTGGTCAAGGATGGGGGACAGGGTGGTGTTTATATTGTACAtattataaaggaaagaaataccaATGGTAGGAAAATTGAAGTAGGTACATAATAACCAAATGGAACTTGTTTTGTGTGTTTCTCTTAAGTGCGTCTAGTGAAAGTGAGACTGAAAATCTTGAAGCACAACCCCAGTCTACTGTCCGTCCAGAAGAGATCCCACCTATACCTGAAAACAGATTCCTAATGAGAAAAAGTCCTCCTAAAGCTGatgaaaaagagaggaagaacagggagagagaaagagagagagagtggtaTGTGAATATGTTTCTCTTACAGAGTGCCCTACATTCTCTACCatagaattttctcttttttaaactatttttacttattttagacAAGATTTCATTGGTGACCTTGTCCCaggattgaaaatattttaataagatgtTAGCAAATCTCCTTTTTGCTAACTGGCtagctgaaaaaataaattgacTTAATTCAAACAGATTTTGAgtaaaagttacttaaaaaaaaaaaagcaacacaaatGGCAAAAAGATATGTTAAGTGTCTTTCCAAACAAATTCCATTTAAAACAAGATAACTATTTTACTCTGTTACTTGTATACATTAAGCTTTTAAGCAAGTAAgaacttttgtttttcaatttgtcTAATAGGAGGAAAATGTTCTTTTCCTTgcctgatttataatattgtggtAATGCAAATTGATATCATACTCAAGTACTTTGAAGTTTCTCTACATAAATTCACATTTATTAGTATTAATAGTTCTATTAGTTCTTTATGAATCATTTTAATAATTATGccccaaaatagaaaaaaagatggaCATCATTCTCTTACTTATGATCAGATATATGTTGTTATAACATAAAGGTGATAAAATCCTGAGAATTCCCCCTATACTTTCACAACAcagtagaaatataaaaataaatcttagttATTTGAAACTTGGGGTAATTTTGATGGATTGGCTCGAGTTTATTTTTCCTCAATTATTAGGAAAGGATGTCTCTAAGGAAGTGAATGTAAAGGAGACAGTATTTGAACTACTTTAGAATGAGCTTTCAAGTGTAACTTATGTGAACATTGTTAGTGCTAATTAAATATTAACTCATTactatttgaaaataaagtttcttttttgctatAAAGCATGTTGTTAATCAAGCATTTTGCTAATTCAGACCATCTTGTCTgcttaatttacataaattatactTCACTATAGTTTTATTACCAGTGAACAACCGCTTGTGGGATAATGAGTTACTTTAGAGTGACACagttttaaaattgttctttcaACAGCATACGGCATACTCTGAGCTCATCTGTGTTCCTTAGCACAATCAAGTTAACGTCATCTTAGTAATAATTGTATAACAGTGTTTCTCAACAGGACACAGTTGGCATTTGGGGGCAGAGTAGTTCTTCATCCTTACACATTCCTGACTTGTGGGCACTAGGTACCAATGGCACCCTTTAGTCATTTGACAAGTGAAAAAACGCTCCCATACTTTTTCAGATATCTAGTAGGAATTGATAAAACATTcctgtttgagaaccactgattatatgaaagattttaaatttattagtTCAAATCAGTAAAGTTATGTTTTccgtatttatttttataaaataatgtgttttaattttccctttgctTCCTTCTAGTAATCTACCTAACTCCCAGCCTGCTTCATACCAGAGGCGACTTTTAGTTACTAGGTCTGGCAGGAAAATTAAAGGAAGAGGACCAAGGGTAGGTGATTCTTCTCCCAGAAATCCTGATAGTATTGCATTTATCTTAAATAATTTTAGAGTGCTTCTTAATAGCTAAAATTTAGAGTGGATGTAGATACTGAATTATATGTTCTCTTCTTATAGTAACTTTATGTTAGTACTTCCACATTGAAAATCCATGAGATATTAATAGATCTTATACATACATGGTATAAAATGAGATTGAGGTCTTTCTTGTGTCCTTTGTTACTTTCTGCATCTCTACTCGTGTTAAAAAACTAcccttattttatttcatattctttctctttcctggatTCTCATCAGAATTTAAGTATCtttcttgtgtttttaaaacttttaagaaatatGGCTATGTTTAGTATATTATTTCTTCACTTTCTGCTCCTTCCTGAACGATTTCTCAGTTTGTCTTCTACCATTCTGGTGAAAATAGAACTTGCTATATGGTCAGCTCCATGTCACAAAATCCAGTGAACCCTTTCATTCTTTGTCTTAATTAATCTCCTTCCTCGTAATACTCTTTCCCCTTTGCTTCCATCATTATTTCTTCCTGTCTCTGGCCAATCTATCTTAAATTTCCAGTGCTGCTTCATACTCCTCTACCTGACCTTTAAATATTGTGGTACCCCAGGGTTCCAACTCTTCTCACTCTGCATATGTCTCTTGGGCAATCTCATCACTCTCATAGCTTCCCTGTAGGGTGATAACTGTCAGTTTTTCATATGCTCTTCTGGCACCAGAGGTTTATTTGATGGCCATTTAGTTGCCTAATGGGCACTTCAGACTCAGCATATACAGTGTTGAGCATAAGCACATCCTTTTCAGATCTGACGCTCTTTGAGTTTCCTGGTCTCAGTGACAGATACCACCAGCTGTGCAGTTACTTAAACCTGAAGCCCAAGAATCATTTTCTTTCTACCCTTTCTTTCCTACATTATACAACTTAATCCTGTCAGTTCAACCTCCCAAATACTCTGAAATCCATCTGCTTCTCTTTGGTTCCACTCTTAACATCTTAGTTCAATTCATGATTGTATATTCTCTGAACTATAAATGCCTTCCTAACTATTCTCATGgcagttctcaaatatttttgtcTTACAACTTCTTTCCCTTCTTAAAAATGATTGTGTATTCAAAAGAACTTTTGTAGATGGGGATTGTAGCTATCAATATTTACTCTTTTAGAAACTAAAcccccaaaatatttaaaacaagaaTATATAAGCACATATATCATTAGCAATGAAAGCAAAGATGTTAAAACCATGTCATGCTTCATTGATTTCCTGCCTGAAAATTGGGAAGTTCTAGTTATTTGTAGAGGGCATGGAAatgtcagaatttttttagaaCCTGGAAATATGTACACTTTCATGATTGTTGtaatgctttttatatttttatatgttaatttttcctctctttatttttttaagcgtTATCGAACCCCTTCTAGATCCAGATCAAGGGATCGTTTCAGACGTAGTGAGACTCCTCCACATTGGAGGCAAGAGATGCAGAGAGCTCAAAGAATGAGGGTATCAAGTGGTGAAAGATGGATCAAAGGGGATAAGTAAGATTTAACTCTATTTCAAATGTAgtaacaagtattttttttaactattgtgCATAAAGTTATTGTTTAAAGCCATTTCAATTGTTTCTGAATACCCTTAGTAGAATATCATTTTAGCTAATAATGGATACCATTCTTTTCCTAATAAAGTTTtcccaaaacttttttttctttattttttaggagtgagttaaatgaaataaaagaaaatcaaagaagcCCAGTtagagtaaaagagaaaaaaataactgatcaTAGGCATGTATCTGAGAGTCCaaacagaaaaagtgaaaaggaaaagaaagttaaaGACCATAAATCTAATAGCAAAGAGAGAGACATCAgaagaaattcagaaaaagatgataaatataataaaaacaaggTAAAGAAAAGGGCCAAATCGAAAAGTAGAAGTAAGAGCAAAGAGAAATCCAAGAGTAAAGAAAGAGATACAAAGCATAATAGACATGAAGAAAAGAGGATGAGGTCAAGGAGTAAAGAAAGGGATCATGagaatgttaaagaaaaagaaaagtctgaTTCTAAAGGAAAAGATCAGGAAAGAAGTAGAAGTAAAGAGAAGTCTAAACAGTTAGAATCAAAAAGTAATGAGCATGACCATAATAAAAGTAAGGACAAGGATAGACGTGCACAGTCTAGGAGTAGGGAACGTGATATAACTAAAGGCAAACACAGTTACAACAGTAGAACAAGGGAACGAAGCAGAAGTAGGGACAGGAGCAGAAGAGTGCGGTCTAGAAGCCATGACCGAGATCGCAGCAGAAGCAAGGAGTatcatagatacagagagcagGAGTACAGAAGAAGAGGACGTTCACGTAGCCGAGAGAGAAGAGCGACACCAGGAAGGTCGAGAAGTAAAgacaggaggagaaggaggagagattCACGGAgctcagagagagaagagagtcaaagcagaaacaaagaaaaatacagaaaccaAGAAAGTAAAAGTTCACACAGAAAGGAAAATTCTGAGAGTGAGAAGAGAATGTCCTCTAAAAATCGTGATCATAGCAGCTCACAtaacagggaaaaaaaggctgatagAGATCAAAGTCCAttctcaaaaatgaaacaaagtagTCAGGACAATGAATTCCAGTTCtccactttgaaaaacaaagagGATGAGAAGACCAGATCCTcagtggaaaaagaaaaccaaaaatcaaaGTGTCAAGAAAATGACCACgcacatgataaaaataaaaaatttgatcATGAGTCAAGCCCTGGAACAGATGAAGACAAAAGTGGATGAGTGAGTTGTATAAACTTCTTATTTCCATTCTGTCTCAAATTTTAAGTTTTAGAGACTTGCTGATGATTTTCCTTTATGTTGTTTTCCTCTTTAGAATTTTTGGGTtatgtttgtcctttttttttttccaatgtggACTTTATTGAGTTGATCTTTTGATAATCTGCAACCTGGATAATTTGTACTGCTAAAGTTTTAATAAActtgaaatgagaaaaacactTTGGTGTAATACTGTGTGCTGTGTTTAACTATTTCATGTATGCATTTTTGTGTTGCAACAATCAGCCAGTAGCAAACATGCTATCCTACACCCTGATTTGTGTGATCAGCCAGTTGGAAACAAGCATAACTGATTGTTGGAATACATTGTTATAAAAGTTTGTGTTTCTCATGATTAAAAAGTAACTTTAGAACCCACTAGGTAGAAGAAACCCTGTATACATTTTTCGATTGCATTTATAGAGGCTTGCAGCAGCAGCTTTTAATTACACAGAAATGGGATCCTAATAACTTACGATCTTaagtcatcacttttgattttatagtaatttttgctttaaaatatacatatttagttatttatattGCACTTCATATGTTATTCCTTACAGTTCTACCATAGCTTGTTTCATATTAACACTTTTCCTGTctagttttgttttacttacttaactgtctataaatatagttgagtatttttttcagttgatgtACAGATTGGGCTTGACTTGCTGTTATACAGCATCTGACAAGAATTTACCTTGAAGATCAGATTGTAATTCTCAATTCTATGTTGCTTTTCGTCTGAAAAGATGAAACTTTAAATTTTGAggaatgttttattattattgcccttctctaaaatgaaaaaaatacttttcttacTAAAACATACCACTTGTGCAGGTCTTTAAGTTAGACAGATTCTAAAAATAGTTAGTTTTGACACATTAACTTCTGAGATTGCTCTTTTTTGGCCACTGACCTATATAGAGTTGAGTGTTAACGCTGCATGGTTCCTtcgtgttgtgttttgtttttaacttgaaCTGACTTCTCTCTCATAGCTGTGAGTTTCAAATGGGAAGAAAATGCATATTTTCTATATATGTATCACAATAAACTGTAGCATGCTTATGACCCTAGTTTCTTTCTATTCAGGTGGCTGTATACcattgctgttattattttatcTTGGCATGTATAACATCACCACAAAGAGTAGAGTAGAAAGTTGCCAAATTTGATAGCTTATAGAAGTAAACACTAAAGATATCCAAAGTCCATTTAGAATTTTGTGTTGTATATTGCTATTTTAGTGATGTGTGGCCTTTTATTCTGTAATTTCTctcctaaataaaatattgaacatCCAGCAAAcacaaaatctgcctcatttgaaaagaaatttcagaATTCTAATTAGTAGTTGCCTCTAGAGTGTTTCGTACTTTAATATTTAGCAATAGAGTCTTAACTCTATTAACAACAGTAGTTCCTTGGTAAACCAGTAGCTACTAAATGCTATTTGTACTGAACAAAGCAATGCTTATTAACTTAATACTTCCCATTATTGATTAATACAGTAATGATACATTTGGCATTGTGGTATCCATTTACATAACGAATAGGGTAATTATAAGATTGGAATATCTTGAAACAAATATCCACAATGGAGTCTtactaaaattttttcttgatgcGAAAAATGACATGTTTGTGATAATCCAGGGTAATTGATTTCTTAGAGACTGATCACAGACCCACCTTAGAGATAATTGAGTCTTGAGTCCCCAAGCTGTATAAGctgttacatattttaaattagttaTTATATGTCTTAAATTCcataaactgcattttaaaaatctttgttatAAACTATTTGAGCTTCAAGAATGGTGCTGTTTAAGAAAGGATTTCTAGTaagttatatttgaaaaaaaaaaaaaacccatgctAAGTAAAAATACGTCTATGTTGTCTGATTCCAGAGCTTTACCTACTAAGAATTATAGACAAGTAACTGTAGGAGGGGGGAAATTTAGTAATTTCTATAAGTAGATTTCTGTTTTGGTTATCAAAAGAGCAATTCCATGCTAAGCATTATTTATacgcctttaaaaaaatctttgttagCTGTTTTTTTACAGTAGAGCAGATACAGTGAAGGAGTTGGAGTGAGATGACAATCAGCTAGATTTTACTTTCAGAATATAAATAACATTTAGGAAATGATCAAACAGCATTAACTATAACTCATCTGCCTTTGCATCTGAATTAGCATACcaatcattctttttctttcattacatttttttttaatagttgagcCACCTTTAGTTTCTACTTTGAACAACTGTTTTCCTAAAAGTCAActatttaattctttcctgtcAAATTGATTTAATACTTAGTGTAAGCTTACAGTTTACCTCAAAGTATCTTTGACTTAATatcctcttaaaaatatttaaattggtttgttttttactgCTTGATTAGCAATGTCTGAGACTTTAAATTATTCATATGAATTCTTTTTCTGAGTAAATCATCTGCCACAGAAATTGATACTGCTGAGAGGTTGTTAATGAGCTGTAGAGAAGCTGCCAGgttgctttaaaacatttttaaattactctGTAGTTAGTTCACAGAGCATTATAATTTCTAAGTTTCTTAATTACAGAAGTTTCCTAGAATTTGTCTTATTAATCTGTCTTTGCACAAGTGTAATATTGATTGATACTGGCTTTCCCTAATAGACTTTGATTCTTGTATCCAGAAGATACGAAACTGAATAGTAAAAATTCCTTAATATTAGGGACAAGAACACATTGGGCTTTTGGTATTTTGGTGGTATTAACTGACAGTTCTAATTTGTTTTCAGGTTAGTGTATGGAACAAGTTAGTTTGTTTTTTGTAGTTAATTTGCTTCACTCTGGGTGGCAGTTTCTTTCATCACACTTTGAAACTTTAAAGTAGATTTCTGCAGAAATTTGTTCCCTTTACGTTCACCAAAAGGTACTTTAAATATACACTAGACAGTTGTtgcaaagaaacataaaataggTTATTTTTCTGCCCTCTTTGGTTGTATTTACTATAATTATTCAGTTTAGTATTCATACATTTACAGTTGAATAAACTCTCCAAGAATTGAAGGTTTATAGCCTGATAATTGTGAAAAGATGTGTTTTGTTACAAAtacttgtttaaaaagtaaacttgAGCAGTAGAGCATTGGCTAACACCTGCCCGTAGTGTTACATAGTGCCCAGATGCAGACTCTGGCCTTTGGTGTGACACAAGAagtaaatattaaaggaaaagaaaagtcaaataagtttttaaaaattcaatcaaCAAGGTTGGAGAGGGGTGTTGttgaggggttttgtttgtttttatgtacaGGGGCAGTGGTGGGATTGATTCGTGTTTCTGCACACacccctttttgttttttaagaagatTCCTATGTTTACCAAAAGCACATGCTGTATATTTTGTTCCCCTTTTGTGTGTTTATAGTATTTTGAAGGATAAATGAATTGGGTATTTGTATGTGGGGATATTAAAAGTTGTGGCTGCTCTCTTtgtggaaaggaaaaacaaatgaagttaATGCACTTCTTTTCCTAGCTCAAAAGTCACTGtgatgtatatttttttaatgaaatttaggAATAAAGCTGTTGTTGCAATTGTATAATTAGTTTCAAAATGCTGCTTCTATCATTAGTAACTGTTAAACTGTTTTCTGCAAACTGCATTTTACAGAATTTAAACTCTGAAACTGTATCAACTTTTATAGTTAAACATTGTATTAAATAAACTATACTATAATAAACagtttctttttgtatttcttaaattattataTCAGTTTATTTggcctttatttttattaaaagtaagTAATGAAGATAAATCAACCAAAATAATACTTTTACTTTACCCATGGGGATACAGAATTtgtattaggaaaaatctgagcaAAGCATTTAACAGTGCTGAACTTATTTAAGAATTGAGCCAGCAGTGACCATTTCCAGGCTTAGGAATTAAGTTCTAGTGCAATTGTTTAATCATAATGCTTCA includes these proteins:
- the PPIG gene encoding peptidyl-prolyl cis-trans isomerase G isoform X1 → MGIKVQRPRCFFDIAINNQPAGRVVFELFSDVCPKTCENFRCLCTGEKGTGKSTQKPLHYKSCLFHRVVKDFMVQGGDFSEGNGRGGESIYGGFFEDESFAVKHNKEFLLSMANRGKDTNGSQFFITTKPTPHLDGHHVVFGQVISGQEVVREIENQKTDAASKPFAEVRILSCGELIPKSKAKKEEKKRHKSSSSSSSSSSDSDSSSDSQSSSDSSDSESASEEKSKKRKKKHRKNSRKHKKEKKKRKKSKKSASSESETENLEAQPQSTVRPEEIPPIPENRFLMRKSPPKADEKERKNRERERERECNLPNSQPASYQRRLLVTRSGRKIKGRGPRRYRTPSRSRSRDRFRRSETPPHWRQEMQRAQRMRVSSGERWIKGDKSELNEIKENQRSPVRVKEKKITDHRHVSESPNRKSEKEKKVKDHKSNSKERDIRRNSEKDDKYNKNKVKKRAKSKSRSKSKEKSKSKERDTKHNRHEEKRMRSRSKERDHENVKEKEKSDSKGKDQERSRSKEKSKQLESKSNEHDHNKSKDKDRRAQSRSRERDITKGKHSYNSRTRERSRSRDRSRRVRSRSHDRDRSRSKEYHRYREQEYRRRGRSRSRERRATPGRSRSKDRRRRRRDSRSSEREESQSRNKEKYRNQESKSSHRKENSESEKRMSSKNRDHSSSHNREKKADRDQSPFSKMKQSSQDNEFQFSTLKNKEDEKTRSSVEKENQKSKCQENDHAHDKNKKFDHESSPGTDEDKSG
- the PPIG gene encoding peptidyl-prolyl cis-trans isomerase G isoform X2 is translated as MCAPKHARTFVAFVQVKREQGNQLRSHYIIRVVSFTELLKILWFKVVTSVKEMDEEGNLFMEDFSKMRVLLLNTTKNFSCQWPTEGKIQMVRSSSSKKEEKKRHKSSSSSSSSSSDSDSSSDSQSSSDSSDSESASEEKSKKRKKKHRKNSRKHKKEKKKRKKSKKSASSESETENLEAQPQSTVRPEEIPPIPENRFLMRKSPPKADEKERKNRERERERECNLPNSQPASYQRRLLVTRSGRKIKGRGPRRYRTPSRSRSRDRFRRSETPPHWRQEMQRAQRMRVSSGERWIKGDKSELNEIKENQRSPVRVKEKKITDHRHVSESPNRKSEKEKKVKDHKSNSKERDIRRNSEKDDKYNKNKVKKRAKSKSRSKSKEKSKSKERDTKHNRHEEKRMRSRSKERDHENVKEKEKSDSKGKDQERSRSKEKSKQLESKSNEHDHNKSKDKDRRAQSRSRERDITKGKHSYNSRTRERSRSRDRSRRVRSRSHDRDRSRSKEYHRYREQEYRRRGRSRSRERRATPGRSRSKDRRRRRRDSRSSEREESQSRNKEKYRNQESKSSHRKENSESEKRMSSKNRDHSSSHNREKKADRDQSPFSKMKQSSQDNEFQFSTLKNKEDEKTRSSVEKENQKSKCQENDHAHDKNKKFDHESSPGTDEDKSG